A segment of the Onychomys torridus chromosome 16, mOncTor1.1, whole genome shotgun sequence genome:
GATAGGCAATTGGGAAGCAAACAAACCTTTTCCTGTGTGTGACAGCTCCTTCCCTATCACTTAGTCCTCAGAGAGGCCATCTTCCTGTGTCAGGACAGCTCAGGAACCATTTCCGCCCAGTCTGCCTTTGACTTGCAGAGGGGCAGATTATATTGAGAAGGAGAGGAGCTCCCCTGAACAGCTGAAGCATAACCAGAGAACTCACTCTGCGGACCAACTCTGAGTCAAGTACTTTGACCCATCTTCCTGGTAAATTTGTACGCACAAGAACACATCTGTTAGGACCCTGCCGGCCAAAGGGCAAAGAGTGCCATTAGCAGTTATCACTGCTGAAAGGGAGTGGAGAAACTACTAGAAGACCTAGTTTGGAGGTCTGGGGGATGTCTGTCCGGGCTTGGCCTTGGACATCTCAAGGCAGAGCTCAGCGTAGCTGGAGCAGTCTAGGGCAGCTCTTGTTCACCAGCATTTCAGAAGCTCACTGAATGGTCAAACCAGCTGGCAGTGACTTGGACACAATGTCTGCTGGATTTACCAGGAATACATCTTTTTTCAGGACCTGGTAATTATATAtgaatttctcttttttgttgatttgttttgtttttttgttttgttttttgtttttttttgagacagggtttttctgtggagctctggctgtcctagagctccccttgtagaacaggctggtctcgaactcgaagatctgcctgcctctgcctcccaagtccaagtgctgggattaaaggcgtgtgccaccactgcccactatAATGAATTTCATTATGAAGTTTTCAGAGTtgtatgtaaagtattttgatcatgttcaccccTCCTCACACTCCCCCACCCAGCTCCTGCTTACCCTCCCAGCTCCCAACTCTGCCCCttctgttttgtgtatgtgtccgTAACCCCATGGACTTGATTAGGATTCTTTGCATAAGCTTGTGTAAGGGGTTACATCCCGGAACTTGAGCCTCTCACCGGTGGCTACGCCTCTGAAAACTTCCAGTAACTTCTCAGGGAAGGGTAGGGCCCCATCCATGACGAAATATCAACAGGCCCAAACCTGTGACACCTTTTGTAGGTAATCACAGCTAGTGTACGTCCATGAGTGTAACAGTCGGAAGACAACGTTCTACAATATTCCACCTCGTCATCTGgcccttacattctttctgcccactcttctgtgatgttccttgAATGTTGGAAAGAATGCTGTAGATGCCTTATTTAGGCTTGGCCATTGAAGGGTCATTTATCCTCAACACTTTGACCAGCTTTGAATGTCTTCAGTAACTGCTGCCTATGGGCGTGGGGATGGGGGCTGTTCTGACTAAATCTGAAACCTGACCTATGGATGTACACCGCATCCATTTAGATTAGAAGAAGAGCAATGTCTTCTCCACTGGGGCCTATGACCTTCCCATCCTTGGGCTTTTGAACATGACAGTGCTAGGCATGAATTTCCTCCTGGGGAGCAGGCCTcgaatccaatcagaaagcagttgtttACCCCCATAACAGACAAGCCACTAATGCTTCAGTGGGCACACCACGCTTAGCATAGGAATACATCttgattttggatttttgtttttgttttttaagtgatcTTAacctcaaagatctgcctgcctctgcctcctgagtgctgggattaaaggcatgcaccactactgtcCGGCCaagaatacatcttttttttttttttttttttttttttttggtttttcaagacagggtttctctgtgtagctttggagcctgtcctggaactcattctgtagcccaggctggcctcgaactcacagagatccgcttgcctctgcctcctgagtgctgggactaaaggcatgcactactaccgCCTGGCCCAAGAATACATCTTGATGGTGAAGAAAACTCTTGTAAAGTCCAAAAGACCAAAACAGAGTCCTGACTGCATCTGATGGCAGGTCTCTGACCTCAGCGTCCTTGTGAAATGTGGCAATGCATGTTAGTGAGAAAACACATACAATGTCTGGACTACAGTTGATGCCCAGTAAAGTTTAACTGTTTGTATTATTTATCAGCACAGTCCAGTGGGCAAACACCTGTGTACAAAAAAATACCACCCAGTGGGGGTGACTGCCCAAATGCAGCCTGTGGGGTTGACTCTCAGTCTCCTGCAGAAGGGAGAGGATCCTCAAGTATTTTTCTGTCATGTTACTCATCATCTTTGCATGATAGTTGTCTGGGACAGCTTACAGTTCTGTCTTCCACACCAGCGGTCAGTTCCTCCAGGGTAGGCATGTGGAAATTCCTGTCTGAACTCAGCATGAACACCCCTTCTGGGGCTCTTGTCATTTTGAGGGTGAGTCCTGCGAGAAGACCTGAAGGCCTGGCTCCAGTCTGTGCCTGTCAGAGACGGCTTCAAGGAGGAGTTGGCATCTGGGTCAGGTCTCAGAACCCAGATACAGTTGAGGAGAGCAGCAATAGGCATCTCACAACAGCCGAGAGCAGAGAGTCAGCCTGATAGCCTGAGACCTTAACAGTTCAGTACACAGGGGGACTCACTCAATTAGGGTGCTGGCCTGTGGGGTCTTTCAGTAGATTCTTTGACCAGGACAGTCCCAGATGACAGTCACCATGCACCCAGTGACAGGCAGCACAGAGTCCTCTCTTCCCTGCAGAGCTTAGCTCAGGGTAGCTCTATTTGTCCAGTCCCGGGAAGATATTCTAGAACGTAGCAGGTAAGGACAGGGTGGTCTGGAAGGCTTATCTGGGGTTCTAGGGCTCTGGCTTCCAGTGGGCAAGTGTCCTAGCAAGCAGCCcaggaggatggggaagagggagaaagctGCCATCTTGCCACTGAGCAGCATCCCACGTGCCCTCTGCTCGCCCCAGCCCTGCTCCTGGGACTCTACAAGGCTCTCATTGTTCACTCACTGCTTTGCCGGGCTGACCCCCAGGGAGCAGCTCTGAGCTGGGGGCCTGGGCCGCGCCTCATTCTCTGGGACAGCTTGGGTGGAAAAAGTTGCAAGTCACACCAGAAGCAGCGAAGGAACTTGGGGAATCCTAGGCTAAGAACCCTGGAATCTGAGGGTTGAGGCCCCTTTGCAAATGCAGTGCAGATTAGGCCGCAGGTGGTCTGACTCCAGTCTGTCCAGCCTAGAGGGATGGTTGTGTGCACACAGCCCACTCCTCCCCccgcccctctctctctctctctctctctctctctctctctctctcacacacacacacacacacacacacacacacacacacatctctctctctctctctctctctcccttttcttatAAAGCTGTACCTGCCCCTCTCTGAGTAACCCAGACTTCCCATCTTCCTACTAGTGAtttgcctgaggccctgggtggCTGAGTGGGCAAATTGTACTTCCTTGTTTGGGGGCTGGCTTTATTTTCAAATTAGAGCCTAGGCATTGGGAGTGTGCCTTAGTAGTATACTGCTTGGGTAGAGTAAGGTCCTGGGTTGAGTCGTCAGCCCTGCAATAATAATAACTATGTAAAAAACGTCTGATTGCCTTCCAATGACACTGAACTGAAAACAGTGTTATATTGAcatgtaaaagttaaaatgacattttcctgtgtatgtgtgtgtggtgtatgtgtgtgtcatgtgggtttgtgcatgtgtattgaAGGGTGCTTATTCACACGGGTGCAGGCAGAGGTCGAAAGTGAATGTCTTCCTGGaccactctctgccttatttttttttaaaatttctctttgttatatttattcatttatttgtgtttgtggagAGGGGGTATACATGCTACAGCAGGTGTGGAAGTCAGGACGACTCAAGAGTCAGCTCTTTCTACCATGAGGGtctcggggattgaactcatgtcaccaggtttggtagcaagtgcctgAGTCATCTCTGAAGggacatggctctggcaggccttgcccttccccctCATTCCCTCAGCCTTGCTAAAGATTACATTCCTAAATGAGCCActaaggtctattcccttattttgAAGTCCAGCAAttaaaagccccctttggctcacctaattaacactcccagttaaaattaaatacctcatcctaacatggagtttccccttttacctttataaaccactaGGCACTGcggtcctttgtccctctgggacaaataatccccttcccctccccccttgtcccttccccttctccctcatcctctgtctcctgtctttgtctcttattccttgttctttgtCTCTCCAGGGCAAAtacatctcctttgtgctgaaaGCTTGGTTTTGGGGTGTCCTGAGCCAATGCCAGGTCTTTCAATCTTACTGGcttcaccttatttatttatttgtttgtttgtttattttttggtttttctgtgtagctttggagcctgtcctggaactcactctgtagcctaggctggcctcaaactcacagagatccgcctgcctctgcctcccaagtgctgggatcaaatgcgtgcaccaccaccgcccagctcaccttatttatttgaaatggggtctctacatagctctggttgtcctggaactcacagagatcttcctgcctctgcctcaggggtgttgggattaaaagtatagGCCACTACACCCAGTTTccacattgattgattgattgatgattgatggtatttcaagacagggtttctctgtgtagccctgactgtcctagaactagctttgtagaccaggctggcctttagtgctgtgattaaaggcgtgagcaCCACTGCCCAGTTACTTCCACCAAAGAGGGCAtgttgcatcccctggaactgtagttataggtagttgtgagctactgaATGTGGACCCTAGGctggacctctgaaagagcagcaaataccCTAACCTCTGGGGCATCTTTCTGAGCCCCACAtcttgttttagacagggtctctccctgactTTGGAGCTCCCCAGTTGGATAAACAGGCTGACctatgagctccagggatcttcctgtctcagcccgCCTCAGCTTTGGGGTTATAGGCATCTGGCTCTTTTGTTAACTGGGGTTCTGGAGATCTGGACACGGGTTTCATGCTTCAGTATTGGTCACTTAACTGACCGAGCTGTCTCCTTAGCctcctgatttttatttatttacttgtttgttttgagatagggtttttctgtgtaacagccctggttgtcctggaactcgatttgtagacgaggctggcctcgaactcacagagatgcacctgtctctgcctcccaagtgctgggatcaaaggtgtgccccAGACtactggctttaattttttttaaatacagtctcACTACGTAGCTCAGTCTGGCTGTGAATTTGCAGTCCTCCAACCTTAGCCTCCCAAATAGCTGGAAGTGTGCCTGGCTTCCCATGGCATCTTTTAAAAACCACtgtgtggccaggtggtggtggcgcacgcctttagtctcagcactcaggaggcagaggcaggtggatctctgagttcaaggctagcctgggctacagagctagtccaggacaggctccaaagctacacagagaaaccctgtctcaaaaaaccaaaaataaataaataataaaaataaaataaaaaccactgtGTGTTTTTGTATCATCCAGCTGAAACTTAATCTCCCAGTTCCCTACTGAACAACACTCAGGTTGTTTCCAGAGCTTTGCTTTTGTGAGCAACGAACATCACTGTGTGGTCATCCTGGTGAGCTGCTCGGGCGTCACTTCTGGAAGTCAGTCCTAGAAATAAGCCTGCTGTGTCACAGGTGGAgagcccttccttccctctgcacATGCTGCTGTTGAGCCTTAGGCAGGTGACATTTTACTCAGGGTCTTCCAGGAAGTCACAGACAAGAGAGCAGTTGGTGTGTGACTGTGCCCACACCCACGAACACACAAATCCACCCTTGGCTCTATGGAAGGAACCATGGGCCTCTGAGTAGCTACATTATCAGGTGGccaggatcagagaacagaggttCCTGGTGGCAATAATGTccgtctttccttccttcctttctttctctttctctttcttttctttctttttttttttttttttaaagaattatttattgtgtatacagtgttctgtctgcaggccagaagagggcaccagatctcattacagatggttgtgagccaccatgtgggtgctgggaattgaactcaggacctctggaagaacagccagtgctgttaactgctgagccatctctccagcccccttcctttctttctttcttcttttcttcttttttttccagacaaggtctcactatgtagcgcaggctggcctggaactcacagaattctgcctgcctctcctcccaaatgctgggattaaaggccacaaGACTATTCTTTGCCTCTAGGCCCTCTCTAGGATTTTCCATGAGGTTTCTTTTTTACAGGGAGGGATGAGGGTCTGGGATTGGGCCTAAGGCCTCACAGTTGCTAGGTAGTCATTCTCCCCTTGACTTAGTATCTGTAGTCCACTCCTCTCCTTTTTGTCTCTCTGAAACTTACCTTGAGACCTGCTTGTGAAAATGAATGTGAGCCCTGGGTCCTAGATTATTCGTCCCTTCTTACCAGCATTCACTACATGCCCCCTCTCCCATCTGCCATGGGTTTTGGCTGCTGTTTGTGACGGATAATTTTCATCGTCCACTTAGAATCTCCCAGGACACATACATCTTGAGCCCATGTGAGTGGTCAGGGAGGAAGATATTCCTTGAATGCCGGTGATACCATCTGTCTTAGTCACCGTTCTAAAactgaggagacaccatgataaggcaacttatagaagagagcatttaattggcGGCTTgcaatttcagagggttagtccatgattatcatggcactggaacagtagctaagagcttgtATCTGAACCACAAGCAGAAGAccgaaagagaaaaacaagagatTGAGGCTgacacaggcttttgaaacctcaaaacctacccccagtgacatacttcttccaaccaggccacaccctggatccttcctaaacagttccactaactgggaaccaaacattcaaatagatgagcctatggggatcatTCTCATTAAAATTACCATGCCATCCcatggctggggtcctggactataggaaaaagaaaaaaaagggggggctgtgggaatggctcagtgggtcagatATTTACTACACAAGTATGAGAACTGGAGTTTGAAAACACCAAATGTTGCCACAGGTCCCTGTAACTGTAATGCTGTGGCGGTGAGGGTGGGCAGGAAGATGACTggtttgctggctgccagcttaGCTCCAGGATTAGTAAAAGACCCCGTCTCCAAAGAATGTGGAAGATGATAGAGTAGGGTACCTGACaacctcctctggtctctgtgcacatgtgcatgggtacacacacttgtgcattacaccacacacacatacacacacatacacacacacacacacacacacacacacacacacacacacacacacacacgaaaaaggagaaagccagcagcagcagcatcactgTCAGCCCCGGACCCAGGACACAATGTTAGCAGCCTCCTCATGCAGCCACGCCTTCCCTTCCATGCCATGTTCGACCATCACACTGTGAGCCAACATAAGCCCTTCCCTCCTTAGGTTACTTAAAGGAGAAAGTAATCCATTGTTGTCAGTTTTTAAAACCTTCTTATCTCTTTCCCAGCCTTTCTGCCAAGCAAGTTGGCTGGCAGACTGGCAAGCAGAAGGCACAGCCCCTGGTTCTTGCCCAGGTCAGCCAGGAACCAGGAACCTTCTCTGGCTCTGGCCACTCTGTCCACATTGCTcactcgttctctctctctctctctctctctctctgtctctctctctggtttttcgagacatggtttctctgtgtagttttgcacctttcctggaattcgctttgtagaccaggctggcctcgaactcacagagatctgcctgcctctgcctcccgagtgctgggattaaaggcgtgcaccaccaccgcccggcccttacTCATTCtcttaaagaacatttttttttttttctgagtctgggcatGTGACTCAACGTCTTGCACATGTTGGGCAAACATcataccactgagccacattcccaggctCAGTAACTGTCATAAAAAATAAGGTAGGACTGTTGCCAAAGCCTgtctggtagagtgcttgcataacAAACACATAGGGCCCTCGGTTCAATCTCCAATACTGCAGAAACAGAATCAAACACATGCTTACATAATTACCAAAAATGCTAGCTGGGCACAGTggacacaccttgaatcccagtgctcacgatgcagaggcaggcagatctctgagtctgaagccatttgatctacagagagagttctaggacagccaggactatacagagaaaccctgtcttaaaaaaaaaaaaaaaaaaaaaaaattaaaaaattcgcTAAAGACCCTGAGTCCTAATCTTAAAACCATGGCTTGACTTTGACCTTCCCCTCAGTCTGTGGCCCCTGAACCTCACCTGTAAACAGGAACTCATCCTTTACCCACACCTTGGTTGACTGTCTACACAGCATTTTTACCACCATTATCTCACCTGGTTACCCACAAACCTGGGATGCAGGTAGAGCAAAGATTATTATCCTCACCTTACAGGGAGGGAAATTGGGGCTCACTGGGATGAGGTggctggcctgcagtcacacagcTCTGGTCGCCATGCCGGTCCTCCATGAGGCGGCAAGCTGACTCAGGCGATGGATTTATGAAGCCCACAGATGGCTGTTGGGGGCCAAGGGCTGAGCTGTGTAAGCTATTATTAAGGCAACGGGAGAGATCACGGTCAGATCAACAACAGTGAGTCACCTCAGGCTCTCCACAATCATTTCTGGGATTTTCAATATTTTTGGATGGGTTTTGctccatagctcaggctggcccctaaATCAAGCTCCTTCTCCTCGTCTTCTTTACCTCCCTCCAACTTCCTCTCAGTAATGTTTGAAAACTGAAGAAGCTAGTTTCAAGATCCCAAACCTAAGTCCTTCATTTAATGGAAATGCCTCCATCCTGACTCCACAGTCAGGGCAGGCGGTCAAAGCGCAAGGTGGAAATGTTGACCTTCTCACTGCAGAGGTGTGCAGCTGGCAGGATGTGTCCCAGTTCCTGGATCACAACTGTATTCTGAAGTGTGATTCTGTGGGCTTTGAGGAAGCAGAATTCAAGTTAATCTCTTTCCTTGATAATTGATCCAGGTGACAAGTTAGGTACAAAGGTTTCAGTCTATTTCATGTTATAAAGTACCAATATCAATTGTTTAACCTATGAGGGTCAGGCAtagatttattatattattattattattattattattattattattattattttggtttttttgagacagggtttctctgtgtaatagccttggctgtcttggaactcactctgtagaactgGGCTGACTTCTAagtcatggagatctgcctgactttgcctccccagtgttgggaataaaggcatgtgccatcactacccggctcattattttttaaagatttattaattttacattgtgttttgtctgcatatgtctgtgtacaacaTGAAGGCAGTGCCCCTACAgtcaagagggtgtcagatccccaaaATTGGAGTTACAAGTGGAGGCTAGTTACAGATTGGATGCTGGAAATCCAACCCAGGTTGTCTACAAGTGCAGCAGATGTTCTTTCCTGctttacacatttatttttttaatatatttgttttgtgtgtgtgtgtgcatatgtgtgcttatGATTGTGGagacctgtgtggaggtcagaggacagcttgtgggagttggttctctccttccatcacgtggGTCTAGACAATTAAATTCAGGTCaacagccttggcagcaagtacctttacctgatgTTACTGACCCTATGTattcggagacagggtttctctgtgtgactttggttgtcctggaactcactatgctggcctccaactcccagagatctacttctctctgcctcctgagtgctgagattaaaggtatgccatCATGCTGGGctcctatttatttttgagacagttttacattgtagctcaggctggcctggtactATGCAATCAAGGTTATCCTCAAACTTGGGCGGtttttcctgcctcagcattcccCATTCCTTGTATAAATGTGTGAGCCATTCTGtccagctttatttttatttttggaacaggtctcttgtagcctaggttggcatctaactcctgcttccacctctcaggtgctgggattgtagcCATAAACCAGAAGGCTCTATCTCCATTTTTAAGATACTTGAAAACAGTTCAAGGTGATACAAGATCACAgggctgggaagggagggagggagggtgggagggagggaggcaggatttGAGCCTGGGTTGATAGAACTCCAAAACACTGTTCCAGATGACTAAGACCCTGTTCATTCCCTCAGGGGGAGCAGCAGACCCATTCCTACTAGCTAAGCACAGGTCAGAGTGATGTCACCATGTCTGCAGCTGACTCATCAGCCTGTCGTTAGGAGAGACCTTTGGGGGAGGGGTCTATTGGCGGGGTCTTCAGAAACCAGCAGACCAGGCGACCAGGCAGGGGAGGTTCCGAAGCCAGGTGTGGTCAGAACACACCATTAGACAGTGGTCCGTTTCTAGGTCCTTCCAGCAAGAGCTCAACCCACTGCCATTCCTAAAGTTGAAGGGACGCGGGCCCAGAAGGGTGTGTGCGCGTGAGATCGCCTAGTTTACACAGCTAGAGAGGGACTGACTACCAAGAAGGACCCGCTTGGTTGTGGGGTCTCCAGCCTGTCACTACATAGCTCTCTGGACTGGTGGCGGTAGCAGGGGTGTTTGGGTTCCCTAGGCAGGCCACGGGGCGTGGAGGGACGAGCGATCGGGGTGTTGTAGAGGGGTGAGGCGTGGAAGGAATCTGGTGACCATATGGAGGTTTGGGATCTGCTGGGAAAGCGGCTCGATTCTTTCCGACTGGGGGTGGGTGTGGTTCAGAGAAGGCAGTGAGGAGGATCTGCAGGTTCGGGGGGTGAGCTCGAGTCAGGCTTGGCGGCGAGTGAGAGTGTCCCGCCTCTGGGGTAGGAGGGCCTGGGGTGTCTGCGGGTGGCGATGGGGAGGGGCTAGTCAGCGATGGGTCGTCCCGGCTGCCAGGAGGGGCTCCCCTTGGGAAGGGGTGCCTCGGTCTGGAGAAGAGGGGGTGATGGGGCGTCCGCCCTTCCGGGGAAGGGGCTCGACGGCGTGGGCGGGGCCGCAGGGTGGGGCCCCCTCCTCCTCGCGCTCCCCCgcggcgcgggcgggcgggcggcgcgggcgggcgggcgaggGCGGGGACGGAGGCGGTGGGCGCCGGCGGCCGGCCCACAATGAGAAGAACCGGCCGTGGTGAGTAAGCGGCGGCCGGCCAAGCCGGGCCACGCGGGGCGGAGGCTGCGCGGGCAGGTCGGGGCAGGCTGGCCGGCCGGGCGGGGTCGGGAGCCGAGTCCGCAGCCCTTAGCCCCGCCAGAGCCGAGCGAGGACACCGAGGCCCCGCCCCGGCCGCCGGTGGCGCCCGGACCTCCGAGCCGCGCCGCAGACTCAGCCGGAAACCGGCCCCTGCCGGAGCCCGAGCGCCAGCCGAGGGCCACCTGACCCCGAGCCGGAGCCGCGCGCGCCGCAGCCGGAGTCCCAGCCCCGAGTCCGGGCTGTCCCGAGCCCGGCCCACCATGGCGGGGCCGCGGGGCGCTCTCCTGGCCTGGTGCCGCCGCCAGTGCGAGGGTTACCGCGGCGTGGACATCCGCGACCTGAGCAGCTCCTTCCGGGACGGCCTGGCTTTCTGCGCCATCCTGCACCGGCACCGGCCCGACCTGATGTGAGTGGCCGGGGTGCGCGCGCGCCGGCGAGCGCGCGGGGCTGGGGACCGCCGCCCCTCTCAGTGACGCGGTGGCACACGCCGCCCCGAGAGGTCCAGGAGCCCACCACACCCGGGGGGCCCCCCGAATGCGGAGCAGGGCCGCCCAGACCCCAGACTCCAGACCCGTGCACCCTTCCTCCACCCCGGACCACTGGTGTCAGGCTCTGACCTCGAGAGTACTCTGTTGGGAGGGGACggagggaggggggaaagtgggagctggtctcccacactcTAGGAGGGAACTCTAACCCTTTCTTAGGGACGCTCCTTACACTAGGCTCCAGCAAACATACCcgagcctccctccctccctccctccgttgGCGCCAGAGCATAGTACCCCCCAAACTTGACTGTCGGGGATCAGAATATGCCACTCCCCCCCCCATAGGCTGCGTCCAAGTTGGAGCTAGTGTGAGCAGACCCCCAGGTGCTCCGGAAGGCTGTCTTTTCCCAGTAGGAATTTACATCTGTAAGGGCAACCCCCGGAAAGGGTCTCAGAAAGAATGCTGCCCCTACCTGGTCACTTCCTACCTAAGAGATCGCTGCCCGGCGCCAGCTTTATTCACTTCCCCGGTCGTCGTCGTCCCCACCGTCCCGTCCCCTCCCCCCCAAGCCTAAGCCGGGTTCCCTTCTATATATAAGCTGTCATCCGACTCGCCAAGTCCCATATTTTGTCGGACTCCCATGGGATTATAGGGCATTAGTTTCAATTCTGTCTTCAGCGGTTTTTGTCATTTACATTTAAAGTGCAAAGAACCCAGAGGGGCGGAGGGAAGCCACCTCTCCGTAAGGCATTTGAGGCTGATACGCTGTAGAGCATTTACCCTCTTTCTGGCGCACAGCTCCTAGATTAATGACTGTCAGGCGACTTGGGATACACTGCTTCCCAACACCACCTCAGCTAGGAGTCTGACTAGGTGTATGCCCGTGGCCctgctgttcccagtgtggcacAGCAATGGGGCAGAGAAGGGGAGCCAGGCGTGGAGGGGAGACTCCAGGACAGTTGACAGCCACCAATCTGTGGCTTCCAACTGGAAAGTGGGGTCCTCCTGTCCGAGCTACTTTGCAGGGTCTCCTGGGAAAATGTATGGGCTTCTACCGCGGCTTTCTTCCCTGAGCCCTGGAACCTCTTATCCGTCGTGATTTGTTTATTCTAAAACTGAAAGTTCATCTGGTGTCTGCCTTCCTTTCGCTTCACGTTTCATTAGCAATTCTAGAAGAGTCCTGAGTGGGTCTTGTTTACAGCACCCCAGGGAGGGCTCCCCCAGCTCTCAGAACCTGCAGTGTCTCTTCTGATCTCTCCCAGACCTGTTTCCATTGGACAGGATATGGGAGGGCCCCAGAGGGATTGCCCAACCCTAACTTGATTTGCTGTGTATCCGAGGGGCTCTGGAAGATAGGGTTTGGGGGGTGTGGATGCAGAAGGGAGCCAGGTTGTAGAGTGTGGGACTCAGTGCTAACTGAAGCAGGGGAGTGGAGCTTGGGCTTGCAGTGGTGAAGATGGGGGGCTTGGCCCCTGCATTGGAGCTGCCTCTCTGGGGTCTTCTGTTTTTTTGCTGGAGACTAGtcctgaggcaggaggcaggggatGAGTCCGGTGTCGAGATGCAAGGTGCAGAACCACCCCCTCCTCCCAAAAGTAGGCTGCCTGGTGCTAATGTTTAAGCCCTGGGGAAAATCACTGGTTCTCTGGGCATCTGGAAGGTGGGGTTGATAACAAGACCTACCTCAGAGCCCTGTGGGGAGGattttaaatgagttaataaACATGTAGTTAACACTGAGCACTAGAAGAGGTGCTATtaggcagtgggggtggggatggctgCTTCACCCCCTCATCCAATCAACAAGTATGTA
Coding sequences within it:
- the LOC118596713 gene encoding vegetative cell wall protein gp1-like → MVGRARDSPDSGLGLRLRRARLRLGVRWPSAGARAPAGAGFRLSLRRGSEVRAPPAAGAGPRCPRSALAGLRAADSAPDPARPASLPRPARAASAPRGPAWPAAAYSPRPVLLIVGRPPAPTASVPALARPPAPPARPRRGGARGGGGPTLRPRPRRRAPSPEGRTPHHPLFSRPRHPFPRGAPPGSRDDPSLTSPSPSPPADTPGPPTPEAGHSHSPPSLTRAHPPNLQILLTAFSEPHPPPVGKNRAAFPADPKPPYGHQIPSTPHPSTTPRSLVPPRPVACLGNPNTPATATSPESYVVTGWRPHNQAGPSW